AAAAGCAGGTCTTTATATCATTGCTCGTTTTACAATGATTTTCCATGGTCATGATTTATTTTTTGTGTTAGTTACTGGAATTGGAATTATTACATTATGCGTAGGTTCTTATCTTGCACCAAAACAGCATGATTTAAAAGGGATTTTAGCTTTTTCAACGATTAGCCAACTAGGTATGGTTATGACAATGTTAGGTTTTGGAACAAAAGCTGCTATTTTTGCTGCCGTTTTTCATATTATTAACCATGCGACGTTTAAAGGTAGTTTATTTATGCTGGTCGGCATTGTCGATCATGAAGCGAAAACGCGAGACATTCGCAAACTTGGTGGACTTTATACATTGATGCCAATTACTGCGACACTTGCTTTTTTTGGCACCTTTTCGATGGCTGGTGTACCATTACCAATTTTTAATGGTTTTTTAAGTAAAGAAATGTTTTTTGCTTCGTCACTACACTTAGAAGGACAGAGTGGAATTGCTAGTACAATAGTTCCGTTCATGCCATACTTAGCTGTTTTCGGAAGTATTTTTACATTTGTATATTCGATGAAATTATTTTTCGGTACTTTTTTTGGAAAAACCAAAATAGATACATCCAACATTCGTGAACCTAAACTAGGCATGCTGGTGTCACCGATTATTTTAGTTGCGCTCGTTATTTTTATTGGTTTATTCCCAAATACAATAAACCAAGGATTGCTAACACCTGCTGCTTCTAGTATTTTAGGAGAACCAGTAACAGAGACCATTCATTTTTGGCACGGTTTTACTACTGCGTTTATGATGTCACTTGCTGTTATTATGATTGGAACGCTTCTTTATGTAACACGTGAAAAATGGAAAGGCATTTATAACATCGTCCCTGGTTCGATTAGCTTTAATAAATGGTATGATCAATTTTTCGAACGACTATATCGTTTCTCTACCTTTACGATGGAGAAACAAATGTCAGGTTCGTTGCGATCATACATGCTATATATTTTTACAGGCATGCTCGTTCTATTAACTACCTCTTTCCTTTTATCAGGTCCATTAACAATTAACACAAATGACATCGCTCCGATTGGCGTAGCAGAATTATTAACGGGGCTCATGATGGCTATCGCGGCGATTGCTGTGGCGTTCATTTACAACCGGATAGCTGCCATTTTAGTTTTAGGAGTGGTTGGATACGGTTTAGCACTTTTATTTGTCTTTTTTAAAGCACCAGACTTGGCTTTAACTCAATTAGTTATTGAAACCATTACGGTTGTGTTATTCTTATTAGCATTTAAACACCTGCCTTCCTTAAAAAAAGGAAAGGTTCCAAAATCAAAACAATTCGTCAATTGGATCATTTCTATTGCAATTGGTGGATTTATGACCGTTATCGCTCTTAGCGCTCACAGTCACAAATTGTTTGCACCTATCTCCGATTATTTCTTAAAAACATCCGTTCCACTCGGAGGAGGACACAATGTGGTGAACGTTATTCTAGTTGATATGCGTGGATTGGATACGATGTTTGAGATTACAGTTTTAGGAATTGCAGCATTAGGTATTTATACATTGATTAAACTTCGAGATAAAGGAGGGAGCAAATAAAGATGGAAATATGGATGTCGATACTAGCTGGCATATTATTTACTGTTGGCGTCTATTTAATTTTACAAAAAGAAATTTTACGCATTATTATTGGTACATCCTTAATTTCACATGGAGCTCATTTATTTATTTTAATAATGGGTAAATTAAATCGCGGTGCTCCTCCTATTATTATTGAAGGTATTGAAAAATATGTAGATCCGTTGCCTCAAGCGCTCATTTTAACATCTATCGTTATTAGTTTTGGTGTTACATCCTTTTTACTTGTGCTTAGCTATCGGATTTATCAAACGAACGGAACAGATCAAATGGATCAGTTAAAAGGAGGTGATGATGATGAGTAATCTTGTCATCCTCCCAATTATTTTACCGATGATTACTGCGCTCGTCGTTGCACTTATTCGAAAAGGTCTTTTAGCCGTTCGAACGATATCTATTTTAATGACGATTGTGAATTTAATTATAATCGGATATATGACATATCTTGTTTTCCATACAGGTACATTAGTGCTTGAAACTGGTGATTGGAAAGCTCCTTATGGCATTATCCTTGTAGCGGATAAATTATCGATATTACTCGTTCTAACGACTAATATTATTGCTCTTGCTATTTTTTTATATAGTATTTTTTCTCTCGGAGAAGAAAAAGAAAAATATTATTTTTACACATTTACCTTACTTTTAATTGCTAGTGTAAGCGGTGCTTTTTTAACTGGAGATCTATTTAACTTATTTGTGTTTTATGAAGTTCTTTTAATGGCTTCTTATGCGCTAATGATTGTCGGCGGAAAAAAAGGACAACTTCGAGAATCATTTAAATATTTAATGATGAATTTATTTTCTTCCATGTTATTTGTCATCGCAGTAGCCTTTTTGTATTCTGTTACAGGAACCGTTAATATGGCGCAATTAGCCGAACGGATAAGTTCAGTAGAACAACGCGGACTTTTAACTACAATTGGCATTCTACTCTTTTTAGTATTTGCGACAAAAAGTGCTTTGTTTCCATTTTATTATTGGATGCCATCTTCTTATGCAAAACCACCGATTGTCATTTCTGCGTTATTTGGAGCATTATTAACAAAAGTAGGGGTATATTCTATTTTACGCGTCTTTTCCCTTATCTTTGTTGGGGAACTTTCTTTTACACATGAAATGTTTATTATATTAAGTGCGATTACGATGTTGATTGGTGTCATTGGAGCATTATCGACAACGGACATTCGTTTGATCATCATTTACAATATCATTCCAGCAATAGGATATATGTTAATGGGAATTGGCATTTTTTCCGAAACATCTGTGTCAGGGTCTATTTATTACTTAATGCAAGATATGCTCTTAAAAACTGCGTTATTCTTACTTGCTGGTGTTCTCATTACAATTACTGGTACGACAAACATAAAAAAAATGGGCGGATTAATGACACACTATCCTTTAGTTGGTTGGATCTTTTTTATCGCTGCTTTAACGCTTGCAGGCATCCCTCCTTTTAGTGGATTTATTGGCAAATACGCCATCATTCGAGGTGGCTTTGAAGAAGGATATTACTTGATCAGTATTTATGCATTATTGATTAGTTTACTAATCTTACTTTCCATTATCCGTGTATTTATGTATGCCTTTTGGGGAACCGAACAAACAGAACATCTTACCAAAAAAGGAATCGAAAAAAAGCTTTTACCATCCATTTTGTTATTAATCGCACTCACAACTTTCCTTGGAATAGGGGCGGAATTAGTTTATCCATTTGTGCAAGAAACCGCTCAAGACATACTAAATCCTGCACTTTATATCCAAGATGTATTAGGAAGGTGATCTGATGGCTTTTCAAATTATACTAAACATATTGATTGCGATTATGTGGATGTTTTTAGCGGAAGAATACACATTTTCTAAATTTGTTGTTGGTTATATTTTCGGTGTATTCATTTTAATCTTACTCGATCGTTTTATTCCGGATCGTTTATACCTTCATCGTGTGAAAGCAATCATTAAGTTACTCTTTTTATTTATAAAAGAGTTAATCCTTGCTAACGTAGATGTGATTAAACGAGTATATAGTCCATCTTTAAATATTGAGCCAGGTATTTTTCAATACCCCACTCAATTAAAATCCAATTGGGAAATTACGTTATTAGCAAATTTAATTACACTTACACCTGGTACTTTAACGGTTGCAATTAGCAACGACAATCAATCGTTATATATTCACTCAATCGATGTATCAAATGTAGAAGAATCTATTTATCAAATTAAAAACACATTTGAAAAGGCAATCATGGAGGTGACCAGGTGATGTCAACTGGACTTTCTTTCATTCTCTATGGATGTTTAATTGTCATTAGTATTTCAATGATCATGTTACTTTATCGAGCGATTGTCGGACCGACAAACCCTGACCGCGCTGTAGCACTTGATACGTTAGGTGTAAACATAATTGCTGCAACAGGACTACTGGCGATTCAATTACGATCTATTGAATTAAATGATGTCATTTTAATAATCGGTATTTTATCCTTTATCAGTACGGTAGCCATAGCAAAGTTTTTAGAAAAGAGGGAAGATCATGAATGAAATCATCATTAGTTTCTTCATCATTGTCGGTACATTTTTTGTCATTAGCGGTTCTATCGGCATGCTTCGTTTCCCTGATGTTTACTCTAGATTGCACGCAGCAACAAAAAGTTCTACATTAGGTGTGGCTGGGATTTTAATTGGCGCCTTCCTCTACTTTTTTCTAGATGAAGGGGTGATTGCAGGAAAATTGCTACTCGGCATTCTCTTTCTACTATTAACAGCTCCTGTTGGCGGACATATGATTTCTCGCGCAGCGTACATACGTGGCGTTTCGGTTTGGGCAAACCATATAGAAAAAGACGAATTACACGATGCCATTCTAAAAAAAATCCAACAAAAACAATAAAAAGTGAAGGGGGCTCGATACCCGACAGAGTAATAAGGAGTACGGTGGAAGAGGCTTTTCTTTTCCTCTGAAATTGGGTGACTTATTTCGGCAGTCGGTAGCCTACCAGATCTGGATTTCAATAAATATTTTTTATCGCCTAGTATCTATTTCCATATAGTGATACTAGGCTTATTTTACGTCTTTTTATTTTTCTGTTATACTAAAAAAGGTTTGTTTCTGAAAAATATCTTTTTTTCTCTTAAAAAATCGCTTTTATCATTCTTTTTTTAAACTAAGATATTTTTTTTAAAAAATATGGAAGGAGAGATTTGATGAAGAGGCTAACTCCTGCTTTTGCGTTTTCAATCCTACTTATCTTACTATTTATTATTTGGGGATTGATACCAGAAAAGGTAATGCCAAATCTTAGCTTAAACGCAGTCACTACGATTATCCAAAACATTATATTAACAAAATTCGGATGGTTTTATTTGTTATCAGCCAGTACTTTTGTAATCTTTATACTATTTTTAGCATTTTCCAAGTACGGAAATATCCGCCTTGGGAAAGATGAAGATCGACCTGAATTTAGCACTACGTCATGGTTTTCAATGTTATTTAGTGCTGGTATGGGAATCGGACTTGTCTTTTGGGGTGCCGCAGAACCACTCAATCACTACTACAATCCACCACTAATAGAAGGACAAACCGATGAATCTGCACGATTAGCAATACGGTATTCTTTTTTCCACTGGGGTATTCATCCTTGGGCAATTTATTCTTTATTAGCATTGGCACTTGCTTATTTTGGTTTCCGAAAAAATGAAAAAAATTTAATTAGTCATACGTTACGCCCTCTATTTGGTTCTAAAATAGACGGTCCACTCGGTACCCTCATTAATATTACTGCCATTTTTGCAACCGTTTTTGGTGTTGCAACATCATTAGGTTTTGGTGCAATGCAAATTAGCGGAGGTTTGTCTTTTTTAACCGATGCAAACATTCCAAATCAATTGTCAACTCAACTAATCATTATTTTAATTGTGACGATTCTGTTTATGCTTTCTGCTTATACAGGTTTAAAACGTGGCATTAAATACTTAAGCAACCTTAATATTTTTTTAGCGATTAGTATGATGATTTTTGTATTATTTTTAGGTCCAACTAATTTTATTATGGAATTTTTCACGACATCGCTCGGTCAATATATTCAATATTTACCTTCTATGAGTTTTCGATTAAGTCCGTTAAATCAAAATATTACTTGGTTTCAAGATTGGACAATTTTTTATTGGGCATGGTGGATTTCTTGGGCACCATTTGTAGGAATGTTTATCGCTAGAATTTCTCGCGGAAGAACAATCCGAGAGTTTGTCATTGGGGTATTAGCTGTACCGACATTGTTTAGTGCCTTATGGTTTTCTGTTTTCGGTGGATCTGGAATTTACTTCGATCATTTACAAAATGCCAATCTTATAGATGTTGTGAAAACAGAAGGAAGCGAAATAGCATTTTTTGCATTACTCGAACAACTACCTTTCTCTTCTTTTTTATCGTTTGTTGCTATTTTATTAATTATTTCTTTTTTCATTACATCCGCAGACTCTGCAACAGTTGTATTGGGAATGCAATCAAGTAATGGCATATTAAATCCACCAAATCGAGTAAAATTATTATGGGGTGTTATTCAATCTGGCATTGCTGCTCTATTATTATTTATTGGGGGTCTGGATGCGCTTCAACGCACATCCATTATTGCAGCTTTTCCATTTACGATTGTCCTGTTATTGATTATTGCATCACTTGCAAAATCATTAAAAAAAGAAAAAATACCTCAGTAACCAAATTGTACTAAGGCATCAATAATTCGCCGATTTTTTCTCCCATTTGAATAGTATGAGGAAGGAAATAAGGATAAGGTTCTATCAAGTGTTCTTCAAAAAGCAAAATAACCGTGGAACCAAATGAAAAGTAACCAACTTCATCCCCTTTTTTATAGGTAGAGTCCAAATTCGTTAATTCAATACTATTTACATTAAGTGCTCCCACTTTTACAATCGCTATTTTTTTCTGATGATAATCTAATTCTGTAATATGTCGATAATTTGTGGAAAATGGTCGTTCTCCGTATGTCACTCCCCAATCATTTACTGGACATGATTTACCACCTAATATTCGGTGGTTTAGAACCGCTCCATCAATTGGAGAATGAATACGGTGATAATTGGTAGGACTTAAATAAAAAATCATATATGTACCATTTTTATATTTCTTTGCTTCCTCGAACCCTCCAAGCATTTCTGGCAGCGTATACCATTGATTTTTTACATGGAATCGATGTTTGGAGGAAATACGCCCACAATAAGCTAATGTACCGTCTACTGGACTAACAATAGAAGTAGGACTGAAATCAATGGGACGTGCTTCTTTTTTTAAGTGACGAGTAAATAATTCATGTAACGTTTTATACTGGGCTAACGGTTTTTCCATTTCTTCCACATTAATTTGATAATACTGAACAAAAGAAGGAATCATAAAACGACTAATTGGTGAGCATGTGAAATTTTTTAAAACGGCAGATTGAATAGGTGAATTCGCTAATTCAACGAAGGAACGAAATAATTTTTGTTTAATCATAATGAACTCCTATTCATAAATTTTTTATTAAATTGATTCTTTTCTTTACTTTACCGCATATAATACATAAAATAAAGGTACTATATGTCAACTTCGATGCTTCACTCAACTCGTCTAGGAAGGAGTGAAAAAAATGTTTTTATTAGAAAGACTTGATAACACCATAAAAAAAGCAAAAGCTCAAGCAGCCAATGTTTTAACGTTACTAAATTTAAGTTTTGGTATTTTAGCTATTATCTTTACTACTCATGGGCATTATAATATTAGTTTGACGTTAATTTTTTTAGCCGCTTTATCCGATCGTTTTGATGGGATGGTCGCACGGCGCTTTGATATTGTTTCTGACTTTGGTAAACAACTGGACTCTTTGTGTGACCTCGTATCATTTGGAATTGCCCCGAGTTTACTTATTTATCAAAGTATGTTGAATGGTTCAAGTACAAGCGGCGCTGTTGCAGTCATCTTATATATTCTATGTGCAGCGATCCGCCTTGCTAAATTCAACGTTCAAGAAAATACAAGCTACTTTTTCGGTATCCCAATTACGTTAGCAGGAATCCTCTTAACGTTTAGTTATTTATTTGCAAATTCATTATCTAGTGTAGCTTATCTTTATATAATGGTCATTTTAGCAATTTTAATGATTAGCCCATTTAAATTAAAAAAAGTATAACAAAAGCCTCCATCAATGTGGATTAGGTACTTTCCCTCCCGGACGATGAGATGCGTCTATCCATCTTACTTCTTATGCATGATGGATCATAATCCCCTTAAAATTTTGCTATTTTAAGGGGACTATCTTTTTTAAAGTCATGCGTTCGAACAACTGACCACCTTATTTATAATACGCATAAAATCCAAACCCAATGATAAGTAATAAAATGACAATAACGATAATGAAAACACCCGTATAATTAGGACTAGACACACCGTATGGATAATAATAAGGATATTCTGGTGGATAGTTATAAAAAGGATCAAAGAAATAGGAACGATCACTTTCCATTTTTACAACTCCTTTATTTTTCTTATTTCGATTGTTGTTTTTCTTTATAAAACGCATGAAATAATTTCGTTAACGCCCGTTTTTCAATTCGAGAGACATAACTCCTAGAAATACCTAACTGTTTCGCAATTTCACGTTGTGTTTTTTCTTTTTTATCGTGTAACCCAAATCTTTCGATAATAACTAACTGCTCTCGTTTATCTAAAATGTTTAAAAACCGATATACCTTCTCTTGATCAAAATGTTGTTGCAGTTTTTCTACAATATCCACTTCATCATTTTTTAACACTTCCATTAATGTAATTTCATTTCCTTCTTTATCTTGACCAATCCGGTCATGAATAGAAATATCTTTTTTCGTTTTTTTCGTTGCACGTAAACACATTAATATCTCATTTTCAATACAACGGGAAGCATATGTCGCTAATTTGGTTCCTTTTCCTGGTGTATAGCTTTCAATTGCTTTTATTAAACCAATCGTCCCAATAGAAATTAAATCTTCTTTATCTTCTTTTGTATTATCAAATTTTTTTACAATATGAGCAACTAATCGTAAATTATGTTCAATCAACTTATTACGGGCAGCTACATTTCCTTTTAACATTTCATCAATGTATTTTTTTTCTTCATGACTAGGTAATGGCTGAGGAAAAGCATTATGTTTTACATATGAAACAAACACCATTACTTCTTTTAAGATGTACGTCATAAACGCCACAATTCCAGACACGATGCTCACCCCTTTAGGCTCTTTACTACACCTTATGTGAATTTGGGTAAAACTGTGCCTGTCAGCATCATTCTTTTTTAAAAAAATAAAAAATCACCTTCTCTCCAAGCGTCTGAGAGAAAGTGACCAAGTTCCGTTCTATTTTTTTATTCATTTCTTCTATGAGATTGAATGGACTCTTTGTATCAAAGAAAAACCGAGGGAGTTAGTTTTTCTTATACGACAGAGTCTTTTTATATTTCGTTCAAATGTTCATATGTGTGATGTTTATATATATTTCGATTATTTATCCTTTTTATATAAACGAAGAGATGGCATTTTATCAATAAACGATTACTTATCTTATCACTCATTTGTGGCGAATGAGTTTTTATACTGAAAGCTATGTGATATTTTTTATTATTAAAAAAGAGGGAACGATAAAAATCCTTAAAAAATGTTGTCGAACTGAATTTTAATTCCATTACCTGTATAATATATGAGATAGAGAAAGCGTTTTCTTTTTACATAAAATTTTTTAAATAGAATACATTCAGCAATCCTTTTTACACATGTACGTTTTCATCTATGTACAAAAAGTTTTTATTCTATTTATTGTGTACTGGACTAATCCTTAAACACCTTTTAATTAACAAAACAGCATGATTGATTCTTGTTTTACAAAAAAATGTCTTTCTTTTTCCCCTATTGTCTACTTCATAGTATGATGTTGCGACTTTGTTCTACTGCATGAACTTATTTCTTCATTCCATAAAGCTACTAACTTTTTTCATACAATACTTACTATTTTTAGGACTATTTTAGTACCATGCCCTCCTTCCATTTCATGTTATTACTTTAAAAACATTAAAAATGATTTCTATTGTGTTATAGTTTGTTTTTTTATAACTAACTCTAACAATTTTTATTCTACAAATGTTTCCACATTTAATCAAGTATGAAAAAAGAAAATATTTGAACAATTTATGAATATTAAAAAAACAAGCCGATTACTATCATCGACTTGTTTTTTGTAATAATATCGTTAAACTTGTGAGCGTAACAATAATCGTTGCACCCATATCTGATAAAATAGCAATCCATAACGTTAACATACCTGGAATAGTTAACAATAAAGCAATTAATTTCAAACTTAATGCAATGAGTAAATTGACTTTTATAATCCGATTTACTTTTTTAGAAATAGAGATAGCTTGTGGTAATTTACCTAAATGATCTTGCATTAACACAACATCCGCTACTTCAATCGCACTATCTGTTCCTTTCCCCATCGCAATTCCAACATTGGCTGTTGCTAATGCTGGTGCATCGTTAATTCCATCTCCAACCATTGCTGTTTTGTTTACTTGTGTTAATTCTTTTATTTTTGCTACTTTTTGTTCAGGTAACAAGTTCCCGTAATATTCATCTAATCCAATTTGTTGCGCTACTTTTTCAGCCGTTTGCATATGATCGCCTGTTACCATAATGGCTTTTTGAATCCCTACTTCGTGTAAATCAGCGATTATTTTTTTGGATTCAGGGCGAATCTCATCTTCTAATCCAAATATTCCTAGTACTTGTTTTTCATCCGATACTACTACTAACGTTAATCCTTGTGCTTTCATTTGCTTGATATCTTGTTTTACCGCATCAGATAGCGAAAAATCTCGGATTATTTTTTCGTTTCCAATTCGGTATGTTTGCTGATGAAGTACAGCTGTCACACCAAGACCAGGGAGTGTTTGAATATCTTCTACTGTTGGAATTTGTTTAATAGAAGCAACCACATGAGCAAAAACAGCTTGTGCTAAAGGATGAGAAGACTTTTGCTCAATAGCTGCACTCACGAGATAACATGTTTCTTGATCATACATTTTTTCGTGCGCAACATGTGGCTTGCCTTTCGTTAAGGTACCTGTTTTATCAAAGGCAATTTGTTTCAATTGTCCTAACTGTTCAAGGACAACACCGCCTTTCACTAAAATACCGTTTCTTGCATTCACGGTTAAACCTGATACAATTGCAATCGGGAAAGATAAAATTAATGCACACGGACATCCAACGATTAAAACCGCTAATCCTTGGTAAATCCACGGCATCCATTCTGCACCTAATAATAACGGCGGAACAAACATTACTAACATTGCAATGATAATAATAGCTGGTGTGTAATATTTAGCAAATTCATTCACAAATAATTCTGTTGGTGTTTTCGCTTCTTGCGCTTCTTCCACTAAGTGTAAAATTTTCGCCAAAGAAGAATCTTCATATTCTTTCTCCATTTGAACATACAAAACGCCTTCGTTATTAATACTTCCACCAAAAACAAAATCCCCATTTTGTTTATCAATCGGTAACGATTCCCCTGTAATAGCAGCTTCATTTACCGAACTCATTCCCTGTACAACAATTCCATCGGAAGGAATTTTTTCTCCTGCTTTTACAATCACTACATCATGGACTTTCAAATGTTCAATTGGTATCCGTTTTTCTTCTCCGTTTCCTAATAGCGTTGCTTCTTTCGGTGCTATATTCAAAAGCGACTCCATTGATTTTCTTGCTTTTTGCATTCCGTAACTTTCAAGCATTTCGTTTAATCCGAATAAAATAGCGACAACAGTTGCTTCTTTCCATTCTCCTATTAAGACGGCTCCTGTTAAGGCAATGGTCATTAACGAATCCATGTTAAATGTAAATTTCGCAAGGTTTTTTAATCCTTTTAAAAAAGTAGAATATCCACTCAAACCAATGGCCAATATATATATTGGAACGGCATACGTTGAATCAAACTTTCCAACTATTAATGCGCCAATAAACAACAAAACAGAACCGATTAACTGTCGTTTCATTTTATCCATTCGATGATGTCCTTGATCATGATGTGTTTCTTTTTGCGCTTCCATAATTGCAGCTCCGTCTGAAGCGAGTATTTTTTTAATGGCGTCTAAATCCGCTTGTTCATGTACAACTAATTTATTAGAAGCAAAGTGCACTTTTGCATCTTGCCCAAAATCAAGCTTTTGAATTTCTTTTTCTAGCGTGGCTGCACAATTGGCACAACTTAATCCCTCTAGCTTATATTCGATAGTTTTTGCTTCAGGAACAATGCTTGCTCCATCTGAAGCTAATATTTTCTCGACTTGTTTCATATCCACTTGTTCCGAAACAACTAATTTACTGGAATTAAATTGTACTTTTGCTTTCTCACCGTGTTCTAGTTTTTTTATTTCCGATTCTAATGAAGCTGCACAGTTTGCACAACTTAATCCTTCTAATCGATACTCTTTCATGCCTTCTCCCTCCATTAATCATGCTTGGCATGATCGATTGCTTCATGTAAAAACCGAATGACGTGTTCATCGTCAATCGAATAATAAATCGACGTTTTTTCTCGTCTAAACTTGACTAATCGTAAATTTTTTAAAAAACGTAGTTGATGAGAAACGTTGGATTGAGATAAATTAAGAATTTCTACGATTTCAGAAACAGAACATTCTTTTTTGGATAATAAAAATAAAATTCGAATCCGCGTTGGATCGGAAAGAGCTTTAAATGTTTGAGAAACTAAAAATAATGTTTCCTCATCTAATAGATGTTCCATTTCATTTTCTTCTATCATCATCCTCACCCCTATGTCATCATTATATGAACATATACTCATGTATA
The genomic region above belongs to Massilibacterium senegalense and contains:
- the sigK gene encoding RNA polymerase sporulation sigma factor SigK, whose product is MSGIVAFMTYILKEVMVFVSYVKHNAFPQPLPSHEEKKYIDEMLKGNVAARNKLIEHNLRLVAHIVKKFDNTKEDKEDLISIGTIGLIKAIESYTPGKGTKLATYASRCIENEILMCLRATKKTKKDISIHDRIGQDKEGNEITLMEVLKNDEVDIVEKLQQHFDQEKVYRFLNILDKREQLVIIERFGLHDKKEKTQREIAKQLGISRSYVSRIEKRALTKLFHAFYKEKQQSK
- a CDS encoding heavy metal translocating P-type ATPase; amino-acid sequence: MKEYRLEGLSCANCAASLESEIKKLEHGEKAKVQFNSSKLVVSEQVDMKQVEKILASDGASIVPEAKTIEYKLEGLSCANCAATLEKEIQKLDFGQDAKVHFASNKLVVHEQADLDAIKKILASDGAAIMEAQKETHHDQGHHRMDKMKRQLIGSVLLFIGALIVGKFDSTYAVPIYILAIGLSGYSTFLKGLKNLAKFTFNMDSLMTIALTGAVLIGEWKEATVVAILFGLNEMLESYGMQKARKSMESLLNIAPKEATLLGNGEEKRIPIEHLKVHDVVIVKAGEKIPSDGIVVQGMSSVNEAAITGESLPIDKQNGDFVFGGSINNEGVLYVQMEKEYEDSSLAKILHLVEEAQEAKTPTELFVNEFAKYYTPAIIIIAMLVMFVPPLLLGAEWMPWIYQGLAVLIVGCPCALILSFPIAIVSGLTVNARNGILVKGGVVLEQLGQLKQIAFDKTGTLTKGKPHVAHEKMYDQETCYLVSAAIEQKSSHPLAQAVFAHVVASIKQIPTVEDIQTLPGLGVTAVLHQQTYRIGNEKIIRDFSLSDAVKQDIKQMKAQGLTLVVVSDEKQVLGIFGLEDEIRPESKKIIADLHEVGIQKAIMVTGDHMQTAEKVAQQIGLDEYYGNLLPEQKVAKIKELTQVNKTAMVGDGINDAPALATANVGIAMGKGTDSAIEVADVVLMQDHLGKLPQAISISKKVNRIIKVNLLIALSLKLIALLLTIPGMLTLWIAILSDMGATIIVTLTSLTILLQKTSR
- a CDS encoding ArsR/SmtB family transcription factor yields the protein MIEENEMEHLLDEETLFLVSQTFKALSDPTRIRILFLLSKKECSVSEIVEILNLSQSNVSHQLRFLKNLRLVKFRREKTSIYYSIDDEHVIRFLHEAIDHAKHD